In one Dermatophilaceae bacterium Sec6.4 genomic region, the following are encoded:
- a CDS encoding GNAT family N-acetyltransferase encodes MIRERRPQDLDRLCEIAATLDIRPSSMSGKDPKAWLETDAVELSWVYDMAPVHVAPTQNLVGHVQIYRPTEASSTPGLAACAQQPAGELLAIGRFLVKPQAHDYGIARHLLKQARMYIQRQGKTAVLDLNANGYLTAAFCKKYGFVEIPSTDPAVAPMIYAS; translated from the coding sequence ATGATCCGTGAGAGACGTCCGCAAGACCTCGACCGGCTGTGCGAGATCGCGGCGACCCTGGATATTCGGCCGAGTTCGATGTCAGGCAAGGACCCCAAAGCATGGCTCGAGACGGATGCCGTCGAGCTTTCGTGGGTGTACGACATGGCGCCGGTGCACGTCGCGCCGACTCAGAACTTGGTCGGGCACGTGCAGATCTACCGCCCCACCGAGGCATCATCAACCCCCGGTCTGGCCGCATGCGCCCAGCAACCCGCCGGTGAACTGTTGGCCATTGGCCGATTCCTTGTGAAGCCGCAAGCTCACGATTACGGGATTGCCAGGCACCTGTTGAAACAAGCGCGGATGTACATCCAGAGGCAGGGGAAGACCGCAGTCCTGGATCTGAACGCCAACGGCTACCTAACCGCCGCATTCTGCAAGAAATACGGGTTCGTCGAAATCCCCTCAACAGACCCTGCTGTTGCTCCGATGATCTACGCCAGCTGA
- a CDS encoding DUF4870 domain-containing protein yields MPTHAPPSPDATVLTRQDRSWGVIAHLSAIIAAVLSAGWLSLIGPLVVYLLKKDRPGVRATAAGAFNFNLAFWVVYLISWGLIFTLVGAVVGIPLLIIAFLVSVWCHLRGAIASYHGRPYTYPFQLKVLR; encoded by the coding sequence ATGCCTACTCACGCACCGCCCAGCCCGGACGCGACCGTTCTCACCCGGCAGGACCGTAGCTGGGGCGTCATCGCCCACCTTTCGGCCATCATCGCCGCCGTCCTGTCGGCGGGTTGGCTGAGCCTGATCGGACCGCTGGTCGTCTACCTGCTGAAGAAGGACCGGCCCGGTGTCCGAGCGACCGCTGCGGGCGCCTTCAATTTCAATCTGGCCTTCTGGGTCGTGTACCTGATCTCATGGGGGCTGATCTTCACGCTGGTCGGCGCGGTAGTGGGCATCCCGCTGCTGATCATCGCGTTCCTGGTCAGCGTGTGGTGCCATCTGCGCGGCGCCATCGCCAGCTACCACGGGCGCCCGTACACCTACCCGTTCCAGCTCAAGGTGCTGCGTTAG
- the hemW gene encoding radical SAM family heme chaperone HemW translates to MPGALPEGEPVPSDGGIPEPALRGLAERQFGVYLHVPFCRVRCGYCDFNTYTLPELGIPGSGAGVSSYANTALSEITLADRVLRSTGEQVPAVSTVFIGGGTPTMLAADDLVRMVDGIRDRFGLIEGAEITTEANPDTVTAHVVRTLAVGGFTRVSIGMQSAVPHVLATLDRTHDPANVEHAVGYARDAGLQVSLDLIYGTPGESLDDWQRSLEAVVALSPDHVSAYALVVEDGTKLAAQVRRGEVPMPQDDDEALKYEMADGMLAAAGYGWYEISNWAARTDARCAHNESYWRGDDWWGIGPGAHSHVGGVRWWNVKHPTAYADRLGRDVSPGAGREILTQEQLYDEKILLGIRLIDGLKLDSLAAKGRSAVAGLIADELVQPGPALRSRDRRVVLTLRGRMLADTVVRRLLGF, encoded by the coding sequence GTGCCGGGCGCCTTACCTGAGGGTGAACCCGTCCCCAGCGACGGTGGCATTCCCGAGCCGGCACTGCGCGGTCTCGCAGAGCGACAATTCGGCGTCTACCTGCACGTGCCGTTCTGCCGGGTGCGTTGCGGCTACTGCGATTTCAACACCTACACCCTTCCCGAGCTCGGTATTCCCGGGTCGGGTGCCGGTGTCAGTTCCTACGCAAATACAGCACTCTCGGAAATTACGTTGGCCGACCGGGTGCTGCGCAGCACGGGTGAACAGGTACCGGCGGTGTCTACGGTATTCATCGGCGGAGGCACTCCCACCATGCTCGCCGCAGATGACCTCGTGCGCATGGTGGACGGCATCAGAGATCGTTTCGGCCTCATTGAGGGCGCCGAGATCACCACCGAGGCCAATCCGGACACGGTCACGGCGCACGTCGTCCGCACTCTCGCGGTGGGTGGTTTCACCCGGGTCAGCATCGGAATGCAGTCGGCGGTGCCCCACGTGTTGGCCACTCTGGACCGTACTCATGACCCGGCGAATGTCGAGCATGCTGTCGGGTATGCGCGCGATGCCGGGTTGCAAGTCAGCCTCGATCTGATCTACGGCACACCGGGGGAGAGTCTGGACGATTGGCAGCGCAGCCTCGAGGCAGTGGTGGCCCTCAGCCCGGACCACGTCAGCGCGTACGCGCTTGTTGTGGAGGACGGCACCAAACTCGCCGCTCAGGTCCGGCGCGGAGAGGTGCCGATGCCGCAGGACGACGACGAGGCGCTCAAATACGAAATGGCGGACGGGATGCTCGCGGCTGCCGGATACGGCTGGTACGAGATCAGTAACTGGGCCGCCCGGACCGATGCGCGATGCGCGCACAATGAGAGTTACTGGCGTGGCGACGACTGGTGGGGGATCGGGCCGGGCGCCCACAGTCACGTCGGTGGGGTGCGCTGGTGGAACGTCAAGCACCCCACGGCGTATGCGGACCGGCTGGGACGCGACGTATCGCCGGGCGCGGGTCGGGAGATCCTGACCCAGGAGCAGCTGTACGACGAGAAGATTCTGCTGGGCATCCGGTTGATTGACGGTCTGAAGCTAGATTCCTTAGCCGCCAAGGGTCGCTCGGCGGTAGCCGGTCTGATTGCGGATGAGTTGGTGCAGCCGGGCCCAGCCCTACGGTCTCGCGACCGCAGGGTTGTGCTGACCTTGCGTGGGCGGATGCTGGCCGACACCGTTGTACGCCGACTGCTTGGCTTTTGA
- a CDS encoding hotdog fold domain-containing protein: MTSTFATYQRLADRPLGKRAFSIAYMYKAPYFATVRPQVLKMAPNAATVRVHKRRRVQNHLGTLHAIAIANGLEAAMGLLCEATLPAGMRWIPRGIQLDYLAKVPGDVRCEARTDPEDWAGEPPFAVDVRCCASLDDGTEVVRGIIPVWVTVKSASTKH, encoded by the coding sequence ATGACGTCGACCTTTGCGACATACCAGCGTCTCGCTGACCGCCCGCTTGGAAAGCGGGCCTTCTCGATCGCTTACATGTACAAGGCGCCGTACTTTGCAACGGTGCGCCCGCAAGTCCTCAAGATGGCCCCGAATGCCGCGACGGTGCGCGTCCACAAGCGGCGCCGTGTGCAGAACCACCTCGGGACGCTGCACGCGATTGCCATCGCCAACGGCCTGGAAGCGGCGATGGGGCTGTTGTGCGAAGCGACGCTTCCGGCAGGGATGCGGTGGATCCCGCGCGGCATCCAGCTGGACTACCTGGCCAAGGTACCCGGCGACGTGCGCTGCGAAGCACGCACCGACCCCGAGGATTGGGCAGGCGAGCCGCCGTTCGCCGTCGACGTACGCTGCTGCGCGTCCCTGGACGATGGCACCGAGGTGGTCCGCGGCATCATCCCGGTGTGGGTCACCGTGAAATCCGCAAGCACGAAACATTGA
- the trmB gene encoding tRNA (guanosine(46)-N7)-methyltransferase TrmB, producing the protein MTAPVSGNRSFTRRGGRMPPRHHRTFEAHGPSYLVPLSQDGTSVQPGVQLDAAQIFGRTAPLILEIGSGSGDCVVAAAAAHPETDFLSVEVWTPGVAQTIAKAARAELTNLRVVQADAASLVAGALPAASIDELWVFFPDPWPKKKHHKRRLVEPQFAQLAATVLRPGGVWRLGTDWEEYAFVMREVLRAEPAFDNAAGGPVDFTERFEGRVMTRFERKGLDVGRTIYDIAARRSLTASIASGQ; encoded by the coding sequence GTGACCGCTCCGGTCTCGGGCAACCGGTCGTTCACCCGTCGGGGCGGTCGGATGCCTCCCCGGCACCACCGCACCTTCGAGGCGCATGGTCCGTCCTACCTGGTCCCGCTGTCGCAGGACGGCACGAGCGTGCAGCCCGGTGTTCAACTGGACGCAGCGCAGATCTTCGGCCGCACGGCGCCGTTGATCCTGGAGATCGGGTCCGGGTCGGGCGACTGCGTGGTCGCCGCCGCCGCCGCCCATCCGGAGACGGACTTCCTGTCGGTCGAGGTGTGGACCCCTGGGGTGGCTCAGACCATCGCCAAGGCCGCGCGTGCCGAGTTGACGAACCTGCGGGTCGTGCAGGCCGACGCAGCGAGTCTGGTCGCCGGCGCTCTGCCTGCAGCGTCCATCGACGAGTTGTGGGTCTTTTTCCCAGACCCCTGGCCGAAGAAGAAGCATCACAAACGTCGCCTGGTGGAACCGCAATTCGCTCAATTGGCTGCCACGGTCCTGCGGCCCGGTGGTGTGTGGCGTCTAGGGACCGATTGGGAGGAATACGCATTCGTCATGCGCGAGGTGTTGCGCGCCGAGCCCGCCTTCGACAATGCGGCTGGCGGTCCCGTCGATTTCACCGAACGCTTCGAGGGTCGGGTGATGACCCGGTTCGAGCGCAAGGGCCTGGACGTCGGCCGCACGATCTACGACATCGCTGCGCGGAGATCGCTGACCGCCAGCATCGCTAGCGGCCAGTGA
- the lepA gene encoding translation elongation factor 4 produces MARNALQPAATPPDLIRNFCIIAHIDHGKSTLADRMLQMTGVVDPRAMRAQYLDRMDIERERGITIKSQAVRMPWATTAADGSEIVYCLNMIDTPGHVDFTYEVSRSLAACEGAVLLVDAAQGIEAQTLANLYLAMENDLAIIPVLNKIDLPAAQPEKYAEELAGLIGCEPSDCLLVSGKSGVGVEPLLDQIVAQLPAPTGNADGPARAIIFDSVYDTYRGVVTYVRVVDGALHPRERITMMSTKATHELLEIGVISPEPVPAKGLGVGEVGYLITGVKDVRQSRVGDTVTTSRTGAVEALGGYRDPKPMVFSGLYPIDGSDYPILRDALDRLKLNDAALVYEPETSVALGFGFRIGFLGMLHLEIVRERLEREFDLDLISTLPSVVYQVRLDDGRVETVTNPSEFPEGKVSAITEPIVRATVLAPSEFIGAIMELCQTRRGTLRGMDYLSPERVEMRYTLPLAEIVFDFFDALKSKTRGYASLDYEPDGEQDADLVKVDVLLQGDMVDAFSTIVHRDKSYAYGVMMVGKLKELIPRQQYEVPIQAAIGARVIARETIRAIRKDVLAKCYGGDISRKRKLLEKQKEGKKRMKMVGSVEVPQEAFIAALSQDGSADKAKK; encoded by the coding sequence ATGGCCCGCAACGCGCTGCAACCTGCGGCGACACCGCCGGACCTGATCCGCAACTTCTGCATCATCGCGCACATCGACCACGGCAAGTCGACCCTGGCGGACCGGATGTTGCAGATGACCGGCGTCGTGGATCCCCGGGCGATGCGGGCGCAGTACCTGGACCGGATGGATATCGAGCGCGAGCGCGGCATCACCATCAAGAGCCAGGCGGTCCGGATGCCGTGGGCGACCACGGCAGCCGACGGTTCCGAAATCGTCTACTGCCTCAACATGATCGACACTCCTGGGCACGTCGACTTCACCTACGAGGTTTCCCGCTCGCTGGCTGCCTGCGAGGGTGCGGTGCTGCTGGTGGATGCCGCGCAGGGCATCGAGGCGCAGACCCTCGCAAATCTCTACCTCGCGATGGAGAACGACCTCGCGATCATCCCGGTGCTGAACAAGATCGACCTGCCTGCTGCTCAGCCGGAGAAGTACGCCGAGGAACTCGCCGGGCTGATCGGCTGCGAGCCCTCGGACTGCCTGCTGGTGTCCGGCAAGTCCGGTGTCGGTGTCGAGCCGCTACTGGACCAGATCGTGGCCCAGCTGCCCGCTCCGACCGGTAACGCCGACGGCCCCGCGCGGGCGATCATCTTCGACTCCGTCTACGACACCTACCGCGGTGTCGTGACCTATGTGCGGGTCGTCGACGGCGCGCTGCACCCGCGCGAGCGGATCACCATGATGTCCACGAAGGCAACGCACGAACTGCTCGAGATCGGTGTCATCTCACCGGAGCCGGTTCCGGCCAAGGGGCTGGGCGTCGGTGAGGTCGGCTACCTGATCACGGGTGTGAAGGACGTCCGCCAATCCCGCGTCGGCGACACGGTCACCACGTCGCGGACGGGTGCGGTCGAAGCGCTGGGTGGGTACCGCGACCCCAAGCCGATGGTCTTTTCCGGGCTCTACCCCATCGACGGTTCTGACTACCCGATACTGCGCGACGCGTTGGACCGGCTCAAGCTGAACGATGCAGCCCTGGTCTACGAGCCTGAGACATCGGTGGCGCTGGGCTTCGGTTTCCGCATCGGCTTCCTGGGGATGCTGCACCTGGAGATCGTCCGCGAGAGGCTGGAGCGCGAGTTCGATCTCGACCTGATCTCGACGCTGCCCAGCGTGGTCTACCAGGTGCGACTGGACGACGGACGTGTCGAAACCGTCACCAACCCGAGTGAGTTCCCCGAAGGTAAGGTCAGCGCGATCACCGAGCCGATCGTGCGGGCGACAGTGCTGGCACCGAGTGAATTCATCGGCGCGATCATGGAGTTGTGTCAGACGCGGCGCGGCACGTTGCGCGGGATGGACTACCTCTCGCCCGAGCGGGTCGAGATGCGCTACACGCTGCCGCTGGCCGAGATCGTGTTCGACTTTTTCGACGCGCTGAAGTCCAAGACCCGCGGATACGCCTCGCTGGACTACGAGCCCGACGGTGAGCAGGACGCCGACCTGGTCAAGGTCGATGTGCTGCTGCAGGGCGACATGGTCGACGCTTTCAGCACGATCGTGCACCGCGACAAGTCATATGCCTACGGCGTGATGATGGTGGGCAAGCTCAAAGAACTCATCCCGCGCCAGCAGTACGAGGTGCCCATTCAGGCAGCGATCGGAGCCCGGGTGATCGCCCGGGAGACGATCCGCGCGATCCGCAAGGACGTCCTCGCGAAGTGCTACGGCGGCGACATCAGCCGGAAGCGCAAGCTGCTGGAGAAGCAAAAAGAAGGCAAGAAGCGAATGAAGATGGTCGGATCGGTGGAGGTGCCGCAGGAGGCGTTCATCGCCGCACTGTCCCAGGACGGCTCGGCGGACAAGGCAAAGAAGTGA
- a CDS encoding MFS transporter, translated as MVTVTDIPLRGSTLYAALGSLALGGFAIGTTEFVTLGLLPQIADGVHVSIPKAGYVVSAYALGVVVGAPTITTFAAKLPRKGLLVALMIAFALFNTASALAPNFPTLLVARFLSGLPHGAFFGIASLLGAGFVEKHRRTWAVAMILTGLTVANIVGVPALTIIGQQFGWEWPYAVVAVIAVLTVLAVLRFIPRSGRPVGATAGSELRALRLPQVWLALGIGTVGFGGMFATFSYIAPTLTQLTGVRDELVPFFLVCYGIGMTLGAFASGRVARIGLLRGIMVSLVLITALLLVFGPMMHTVPGAVLAVFLLGFVGTLLVPMLQTRLMDVAHDGQALAAALNHSTLNMANALGAWVGGVVLSQGLGYEWPSRVGAFLAIGGILITAVSAFLGRRRAAPSSLGRREEAVGQVS; from the coding sequence ATGGTGACAGTGACCGATATCCCGCTGCGCGGCTCCACCCTGTATGCAGCGCTGGGTTCGTTGGCGCTGGGCGGATTCGCGATCGGCACCACTGAGTTCGTCACGCTGGGGCTACTGCCCCAGATCGCCGACGGGGTCCATGTCAGCATCCCGAAGGCCGGTTACGTCGTGTCCGCGTATGCGCTCGGGGTAGTTGTCGGGGCCCCGACAATCACCACGTTCGCCGCGAAGCTGCCGCGCAAAGGTCTGCTGGTCGCGTTGATGATTGCATTCGCACTCTTCAATACCGCATCTGCGCTCGCCCCGAACTTCCCCACCCTGCTCGTTGCGCGCTTTCTGTCCGGGCTGCCGCACGGTGCCTTCTTCGGGATCGCATCCCTGCTCGGTGCCGGGTTCGTGGAAAAACACCGCCGGACCTGGGCGGTAGCGATGATTCTTACCGGGCTGACGGTCGCGAATATCGTCGGGGTGCCCGCCCTGACGATCATCGGGCAGCAGTTCGGCTGGGAGTGGCCATACGCAGTGGTGGCGGTGATCGCTGTGTTGACGGTGCTCGCGGTGCTGCGTTTTATCCCCAGGTCGGGGCGTCCGGTGGGCGCGACGGCAGGTTCGGAGCTGCGAGCCTTACGCCTCCCGCAGGTCTGGTTGGCGCTCGGTATCGGCACGGTCGGCTTCGGTGGGATGTTCGCCACTTTCTCCTATATCGCGCCGACCCTCACGCAGCTCACCGGCGTCCGCGACGAGCTCGTACCGTTCTTCCTGGTCTGCTACGGCATCGGGATGACACTCGGAGCCTTCGCCAGTGGCAGGGTCGCGCGGATCGGCCTGTTGCGCGGGATCATGGTGTCGCTCGTCCTGATCACGGCGCTGCTGCTCGTCTTCGGACCGATGATGCACACGGTGCCCGGTGCAGTTCTGGCCGTGTTCCTGCTGGGTTTCGTCGGCACCCTGCTCGTGCCGATGCTGCAGACCCGCCTCATGGATGTCGCGCACGACGGGCAGGCGCTCGCTGCAGCGTTGAACCACTCGACTCTCAACATGGCCAATGCGCTCGGCGCATGGGTCGGGGGAGTGGTGCTGTCTCAGGGGCTGGGGTACGAGTGGCCCAGCCGGGTGGGCGCGTTCCTGGCCATCGGCGGCATCCTGATCACCGCCGTGTCGGCATTCCTCGGGCGGCGTAGAGCGGCACCCAGCAGCCTCGGCCGTCGCGAGGAGGCGGTCGGTCAGGTCTCCTGA
- a CDS encoding helix-turn-helix domain-containing protein, giving the protein MESPTSTRAVDRAMALLSEVCSEPSLTLSECARRTQLPASTALRLLRTLEGSGFVTRDVRGSFEAGPRMVQIGTRALSVHRILEIARPALATVVDRTGESAYLALPGPGRTAVYAAAHEGTWPIRHSSWIGREVGLDAAAVRAALDGQTDACGYVTSQGRLEPDITAVAAAVRFRDRILAVVTVLGPTYRLTGTALTDCGAVMADVAHDLEQQLGNPSTMRTPHGVRLNS; this is encoded by the coding sequence GTGGAGAGCCCCACATCGACGCGCGCCGTGGACCGCGCAATGGCCCTGCTGTCCGAGGTGTGCAGCGAACCCTCGCTCACGCTGAGTGAGTGCGCCCGCCGCACCCAGCTACCGGCGAGCACCGCCCTGCGACTGTTGCGCACGTTGGAAGGATCCGGTTTCGTGACCCGTGACGTCAGGGGCAGTTTCGAAGCCGGCCCGCGGATGGTCCAGATCGGTACCCGGGCGCTGAGCGTGCACCGGATCCTGGAGATTGCCCGACCCGCGCTGGCGACGGTGGTGGATCGGACCGGCGAGTCCGCGTATCTTGCGCTGCCCGGCCCTGGACGGACGGCCGTGTACGCCGCCGCGCACGAAGGCACGTGGCCGATCCGGCACAGCTCGTGGATCGGGCGGGAGGTCGGCCTCGACGCGGCCGCTGTACGGGCCGCGCTCGATGGGCAGACCGATGCCTGTGGGTACGTCACGTCCCAGGGCCGCCTCGAACCCGATATCACCGCCGTGGCCGCCGCAGTCCGCTTCCGCGACCGGATCCTCGCGGTGGTCACTGTGCTCGGACCGACGTACCGGCTGACCGGCACCGCACTGACGGACTGCGGCGCCGTGATGGCCGACGTCGCCCACGATCTGGAACAACAGCTCGGCAACCCATCGACCATGCGTACGCCGCACGGCGTACGCCTGAACTCATAG
- a CDS encoding ATP-binding cassette domain-containing protein: protein MIRFDNVTKRYPDGTVAVDSLSVTARTGKITVLVGPSGCGKTTSLRMINRMIEPTEGSIWLDDRDTSTIATHELRREIGYVIQHAGLFPHRTIVDNVATVPLLLGANKKKARKDALNLMERVGLDPAFAKRYPAQLSGGQQQRVGVARALAADPPVMLMDEPFSAVDPVVREQLQDEFLRLQEDLGKTIVFVTHDIDEAIKLGDQIAVLRVGGQLAQLASPADLLARPSDAFVAGFVGRDRGYRALGFSSGHTLPHHGEQTVRMGQPAPSGSGGEWVLAVDDERHPQGWVNSGQAAGRSVTEGMLYRGGTLATDGGSLRGALDACLSSPSGRGVVVDEDGHLLGSAQLDEIVQLIKKQPGPLAEVDPRADELEGSGRPVLEKDSA from the coding sequence ATGATCCGGTTCGACAACGTGACCAAGCGATATCCCGACGGGACCGTCGCCGTCGATTCATTGAGCGTGACGGCGCGCACGGGCAAAATCACCGTCCTCGTGGGCCCGTCAGGCTGCGGCAAGACGACGAGTCTGCGGATGATCAACCGGATGATCGAACCCACCGAGGGCTCGATCTGGCTGGACGACCGCGACACCTCCACGATCGCGACCCACGAGCTGCGACGGGAGATCGGCTACGTCATCCAGCACGCGGGCCTTTTTCCACACCGCACCATTGTCGACAATGTCGCCACGGTGCCGCTCCTGCTCGGTGCGAACAAGAAGAAGGCCCGCAAGGACGCACTGAACTTGATGGAGCGCGTCGGCCTCGACCCGGCATTCGCCAAGCGGTATCCGGCGCAACTGTCCGGCGGGCAACAGCAGCGCGTCGGCGTGGCCCGCGCGCTGGCTGCCGATCCGCCGGTGATGCTGATGGACGAGCCATTCTCGGCCGTGGACCCGGTCGTGCGTGAACAACTGCAGGATGAATTCCTGCGCCTGCAGGAAGACCTCGGCAAGACGATCGTTTTCGTCACCCACGACATCGACGAAGCCATCAAACTCGGTGATCAGATCGCCGTGCTGCGCGTCGGTGGCCAGCTGGCTCAACTCGCCAGCCCGGCTGACCTGCTCGCCCGACCGTCCGACGCGTTTGTCGCCGGTTTCGTAGGGCGTGACCGTGGCTACCGCGCGCTGGGCTTCAGCAGCGGGCACACTTTGCCCCACCACGGTGAGCAGACGGTCCGGATGGGCCAGCCGGCTCCGTCCGGCTCGGGTGGCGAATGGGTGCTCGCGGTCGACGACGAACGGCACCCGCAAGGGTGGGTCAACTCCGGTCAGGCTGCTGGCCGCTCCGTGACCGAGGGGATGCTCTACCGCGGCGGAACCCTCGCCACCGACGGCGGGTCGCTGCGTGGCGCACTGGATGCCTGCCTGTCCTCACCATCAGGTCGGGGGGTGGTCGTCGATGAGGACGGTCATCTCCTCGGAAGTGCCCAGCTGGACGAGATTGTGCAGCTGATCAAAAAACAACCCGGACCACTCGCCGAGGTCGATCCCCGTGCAGATGAGCTTGAGGGGTCCGGACGGCCGGTGCTCGAGAAGGATTCGGCATGA
- a CDS encoding ABC transporter permease subunit has translation MIAASGAPSSSPWAFWSYFMDHRSADLELLWSHTWLSVVPVVVALVIALPLGWLANRFSWSYPPIMSISGLLYTIPSIALFVLVPPLLGLDQLSQLQVPIALTVYSVALLVRVVADGLSSVSEETRQAATAVGYTSGARFLKVDLPIAVPVIVAGLRVAVVSNVSIVAIAGTIGFQNLGSLFITGYQLSSGTSPYYPPIVLGLLLCLILALALDAVVIAIGRGLTPWRAAARS, from the coding sequence ATGATTGCCGCCTCAGGTGCCCCGAGCTCCTCGCCGTGGGCCTTCTGGAGCTACTTCATGGACCACCGCAGCGCTGACCTGGAACTGCTCTGGTCGCACACCTGGCTGTCGGTGGTGCCTGTTGTGGTGGCGTTGGTGATAGCTCTCCCGCTCGGCTGGCTGGCCAACCGGTTCTCCTGGAGTTATCCGCCGATCATGTCGATCTCCGGGCTGCTCTACACGATTCCCTCCATCGCCCTCTTCGTGCTGGTACCGCCGCTACTCGGACTGGATCAGCTCTCGCAGCTCCAGGTGCCGATCGCGCTCACGGTCTATTCCGTAGCGCTCCTGGTCAGGGTGGTCGCCGACGGACTCTCATCGGTCAGCGAGGAGACCCGTCAGGCAGCCACTGCCGTCGGCTACACCTCCGGCGCACGGTTCCTCAAGGTGGATCTGCCGATCGCCGTTCCGGTCATCGTCGCCGGCCTGCGGGTTGCTGTCGTGTCGAACGTCAGCATCGTGGCGATCGCAGGCACCATCGGTTTCCAGAACCTGGGCAGTCTGTTCATCACGGGATACCAGCTCTCCTCCGGAACGAGCCCGTACTACCCGCCGATCGTGCTGGGCCTACTGCTCTGCCTCATCCTCGCGTTGGCGCTGGACGCGGTGGTGATCGCCATCGGCAGAGGGCTCACCCCCTGGCGAGCGGCGGCCCGATCATGA
- a CDS encoding ABC transporter permease, whose translation MIGWLNDPAHWHGFGATAGITSQLKFHIFLVGAALIMAVVIAVPLGLLIGHTGKGKSFISIANAIRSIPSIGLLILLVVIIAPHFYGRTQTGYIIPTEIVLVLLAIPPILAGTYAGVENVDPAVRDAAYGMGMKGHQVLFRVELPNCLPLVFSGVRSAALQLIATATIASFVTLGGLGRFIYDGLAQRDFPQMISGGLLVAALALFVDLVLSIIQRFTVSRGVSRRFSKRADTAPGSSQVDARVGALDEVEVPA comes from the coding sequence GTGATCGGCTGGCTCAACGATCCGGCCCACTGGCATGGTTTCGGAGCTACCGCCGGCATCACCTCTCAGCTGAAGTTCCACATCTTCCTGGTCGGCGCTGCACTGATCATGGCCGTCGTGATCGCGGTGCCACTGGGGTTGCTGATCGGGCATACCGGCAAGGGCAAGTCGTTCATCTCCATCGCGAACGCGATTCGTTCAATACCCAGCATCGGCCTGCTGATCCTGCTCGTGGTGATCATCGCCCCGCATTTCTACGGCCGCACCCAGACCGGGTACATCATTCCGACCGAGATCGTGCTGGTGCTGCTGGCGATTCCGCCGATTCTCGCCGGCACCTATGCGGGCGTTGAAAACGTCGATCCGGCCGTGCGTGATGCGGCGTACGGCATGGGAATGAAGGGCCACCAGGTTCTCTTCCGGGTCGAATTGCCGAACTGTCTTCCGCTGGTCTTCTCCGGGGTGCGATCCGCCGCGCTACAGCTCATCGCGACAGCCACGATCGCCTCCTTCGTAACGTTGGGCGGCCTCGGCAGATTCATCTACGACGGCCTGGCTCAACGCGACTTCCCGCAGATGATCAGTGGTGGACTTCTGGTCGCCGCACTGGCCCTGTTCGTCGACCTGGTGCTGTCCATCATCCAGCGCTTCACCGTTTCACGGGGAGTCAGCCGCAGGTTCTCCAAACGAGCCGACACCGCGCCGGGTTCGTCGCAGGTCGACGCACGGGTCGGCGCGCTCGACGAGGTCGAGGTGCCTGCCTGA